From Nymphaea colorata isolate Beijing-Zhang1983 chromosome 6, ASM883128v2, whole genome shotgun sequence, a single genomic window includes:
- the LOC116255685 gene encoding GDSL esterase/lipase At1g29670-like — translation MFILFSILLILSRFSTVTTGSNVKAMFVFGDSIVDCGNNDFLDTDAQCNYFPYGVDFPLGATGRCTNGRTSADILGQLLGLPHFLPAFYDPQTTGSSILAGVNYASAGAGILDSTRQSQHIISLSHQIANFGETTLPDLKSLLNGSFALSSYLSQSIFFFLIGGGDYMASCTTSSGVAVECELQSLTELLIRNYTHHLMKAYDFGARKFVVFNLLQTGCDPYFKQRNNGSCVDLLNEGSTLFNNALRPALENLSEDLPGFSFVYINMSGIINVIIDDPTTYGLKVTNESCCFFAGANATGPLCVEGDGPCPDRSIYSNYDGLHLTEKLYMHLSTKAYSSELQTEAYPFNVEVLANLNISLMLTGPPSFHTRDH, via the exons ATGTTCATTCTCTTCTCGATTTTGCTCATTCTCTCCAGATTCTCCACAGTGACTACTGGAAGCAATGTCAAAGCAATGTTCGTATTCGGGGATTCAATCGTTGATTGTGGAAACAACGACTTTTTGGATACAGACGCCCAATGCAACTACTTTCCGTATGGGGTAGATTTCCCATTGGGTGCTACAGGCAGGTGCACCAATGGAAGAACCTCGGCAGACATACTGGGGCAGTTGTTAGGGCTGCCTCATTTCCTGCCGGCTTTCTACGACCCTCAAACCACAGGAAGCTCCATTCTTGCCGGAGTAAACTATGCCTCAGCTGGTGCGGGCATCCTTGATTCAACTCGCCAAAGT CAACATATCATATCTTTGAGCCACCAAATTGCGAACTTTGGGGAAACAACACTACCCGATCTGAAATCTCTATTGAATGGGAGCTTTGCACTCTCTTCCTATCTCTCTCAGAGTATATTCTTCTTCCTGATTGGTGGAGGCGATTACATGGCAAGCTGCACCACATCATCAGGCGTGGCTGTAGAGTGTGAGTTGCAGAGCCTAACAGAATTGCTCATTCGAAATTACACCCACCACCTCATG AAAGCATATGACTTTGGGGCACGAAAATTCGTGGTATTTAATCTCCTGCAAACTGGTTGTGATCCTTATTTTAAACAACGCAACAATGGATCATGTGTGGATTTACTAAATGAGGGATCCACTTTGTTCAACAATGCACTCAGGCCCGCTCTAGAAAATCTAAGTGAAGACTTGCctggtttttcttttgtctacATCAACATGTCGGGAATCATCAATGTGATAATCGATGATCCAACTACCTATG GATTAAAGGTGACCAATGAAAGTTGCTGCTTCTTTGCCGGGGCCAATGCAACAGGGCCATTATGTGTTGAAGGTGATGGACCATGTCCAGATAGGAGCATCTACTCCAATTACGATGGGTTACACCTCACAGAAAAGCTTTACATGCACTTGTCGACAAAAGCATATTCGTCAGAGCTCCAAACTGAAGCCTATCCCTTCAATGTTGAAGTGCTAGCCAACCTTAATATCTCACTGATGCTTACAGGGCCGCCATCATTTCATACCCGTGACCATTAA